In Rhinoraja longicauda isolate Sanriku21f chromosome 6, sRhiLon1.1, whole genome shotgun sequence, the following proteins share a genomic window:
- the slc10a3 gene encoding P3 protein yields MGDGACKLRAALLIVAVAMVGGLWGLGLCLAEPNPTLTATTPYYVNIGDGSATQFDFPENTRGIIVVSSRYRAAGGDGVKDCTRLTVESLDQDVLKIINVTEAENSAGSEKGFVVSIQSRLAGTASLYIRLQDVAGDRAKPLTVEERTDYIIKVSPTDDPISYNGLGHFSENPLLYFLLPLIFINKCAFGCKVEIEVLRGILKQPQPVILGVIGQFVIMPLYGYILSRIFSLPKALSLGLAITCSAPGGGGGYLYSLLLGGDVTLAISMTLISTLVATGMMPLSSTIYSHILNVHESLHVPFTKILVTLLFIAIPISTGMLIKYKLPRVSKFLLLFIQPLSFILIIGGLFVAYQMGAAILYNVRKEIIIAGVAVPVFGLFIGYLMAHCLRLPVPLCKTVSIEIGVQNSLLALAVLQLSFRRIEADFASQAPFIVALSSTSEMLLLVIVHFIYKILRPGPVSEENGFKS; encoded by the coding sequence ATGGGCGATGGCGCCTGCAAGTTGCGGGCGGCGCTGCTGATCGTTGCCGTGGCCATGGTCGGCGGGCTGTGGGGCTTGGGCCTGTGCCTGGCGGAGCCCAACCCCACCCTCACCGCCACCACTCCCTACTATGTCAACATCGGCGACGGCTCCGCCACGCAGTTCGACTTCCCCGAGAACACCCGCGGTATTATCGTGGTGTCCAGCCGGTACCGGGCGGCCGGCGGGGACGGGGTCAAGGACTGCACCAGACTGACAGTCGAGTCTCTGGACCAGGACGTCCTCAAAATCATCAACGTTACAGAAGCCGAAAACAGCGCCGGGTCGGAGAAAGGCTTCGTGGTCAGCATCCAGTCCAGACTGGCCGGCACCGCATCGCTCTACATCAGGCTGCAGGACGTGGCCGGGGACAGGGCCAAGCCACTGACCGTGGAAGAGCGGACAGACTACATCATTAAAGTGTCGCCCACAGACGACCCCATCAGTTATAATGGCCTGGGGCATTTCTCTGAAAACCCTCTCCTTTACTTTCTTTTACCGTTGATATTTATAAATAAATGTGCTTTTGGCTGCAAGGTGGAGATAGAAGTCCTTCGAGGTATCCTGAAGCAGCCCCAGCCTGTGATTCTGGGAGTGATAGGGCAGTTTGTCATCATGCCCTTGTATGGATATATTTTATCCAGGATCTTTTCTCTGCCTAAAGCCCTCTCCCTCGGTCTGGCAATTACCTGCTCTGCcccaggaggagggggaggttatCTTTACAGTCTTCTTCTGGGAGGGGATGTAACCCTTGCTATTTCCATGACCTTGATTTCCACTTTGGTCGCCACCggtatgatgccactttcatccACAATATATAGCCACATTCTCAATGTTCATGAATCACTTCATGTGCCATTTACCAAGATTTTGGTGACATTGTTGTTCATAGCTATTCCCATTTCGACAGGAATGTTAATCAAGTATAAATTGCCACGGGTCAGCAAGTTCTTACTtttgtttatccaacctctcagtTTTATATTGATCATTGGAGGACTCTTCGTGGCTTATCAGATGGGAGCTGCCATACTTTACAATGTGCGTAAAGAAATAATTATTGCTGGAGTTGCTGTTCCTGTGTTTGGACTGTTCATTGGATATCTCATGGCCCATTGTTTGAGATTGCCTGTACCTTTGTGCAAAACAGTCAGTATTGAGATTGGAGTCCAAAATAGCCTGCTAGCTCTTGCTGTACTTCAGTTGTCCTTCCGCCGCATCGAAGCAGATTTTGCCTCGCAAGCTCCTTTCATTGTGGCTCTGAGCAGCACTTCAGAAATGCTGCTGCTTGTGATTGTTCATTTCATATACAAAATCCTCAGGCCCGGCCcagtctctgaagaaaatggcttTAAATCTTAA